One Cellulomonas soli DNA window includes the following coding sequences:
- a CDS encoding OmpA family protein has protein sequence MTRTVDWQGLEVELKVGPVVVADGIGVLRLQAQGVGGEGEVPLGVLLQDPYLASLVGPTGVRLVDLAGRAVSPVALTPDGVPVVTSGMLSVEPEGQLQVAHLAFAAPQADHVAVMIPQTGLVTDVPVVVADTEAGSGLDDLTDSLAGSLEAPVYDLETYTEQVDGQVRARVTPEQVDVDVASDVLFASDQDVLGAEADAALLVAGAQIAAAGGGVLQIVGHTDDVADDAYNQALSERRAQAVQTRLAELVDLSSYDVSVEGRGESEPAVTGTDDAARALNRRVQLVLTPEQGSGIAPAPSTTATPGAPSGSIPDPEGPSAPGVDGVEIAATSGADTARFGVSVEQVRRVDGFVVGELTVTELDGVDRALVGAFATAAWDARGEFNPQLQAAATRVTLLDGGTRVFPVDYQEGGSRSVLADTMLRGLGAGRSLTMTVVWPDVSGESVVIDAPQVRHDVLGVTTIEVGGPPFRLTDVPVES, from the coding sequence GTGACCCGGACCGTGGACTGGCAGGGTCTCGAGGTCGAGCTCAAGGTCGGTCCTGTGGTCGTCGCCGACGGCATCGGGGTGCTGCGGCTGCAGGCCCAGGGCGTCGGCGGCGAGGGTGAGGTGCCCCTGGGGGTTCTCCTGCAGGACCCCTACCTCGCGTCTCTGGTCGGACCGACCGGTGTCCGTCTGGTCGACCTGGCAGGGCGTGCGGTCTCTCCCGTCGCGCTGACGCCGGACGGGGTGCCCGTGGTCACCTCGGGGATGCTCTCGGTCGAGCCGGAGGGTCAGCTGCAGGTGGCGCACCTGGCGTTCGCTGCACCGCAAGCCGATCACGTCGCGGTGATGATCCCGCAGACAGGCCTGGTGACCGATGTGCCGGTCGTCGTCGCGGACACCGAGGCGGGTTCCGGCCTCGACGACCTGACCGACTCCCTGGCCGGCTCGCTCGAGGCGCCGGTCTACGACCTCGAGACGTACACCGAGCAGGTCGACGGCCAGGTGCGCGCTCGCGTGACGCCCGAGCAGGTCGACGTGGACGTGGCCTCGGACGTCCTGTTCGCCTCCGACCAGGACGTGCTCGGTGCCGAGGCGGACGCTGCACTGCTGGTGGCGGGTGCGCAGATCGCCGCCGCGGGGGGCGGTGTGCTGCAGATCGTCGGCCACACCGACGACGTCGCGGACGACGCCTACAACCAGGCGCTGTCGGAGCGCCGCGCGCAGGCGGTGCAGACCCGCCTCGCCGAGCTGGTCGACCTGAGCTCCTACGACGTCTCGGTCGAAGGGCGTGGGGAGAGCGAGCCCGCGGTGACGGGCACCGACGATGCGGCCCGGGCGCTCAACCGTCGGGTTCAGCTCGTGCTCACGCCGGAGCAGGGCTCCGGCATCGCTCCGGCACCGAGCACCACGGCGACACCCGGGGCGCCCTCCGGGTCGATCCCCGACCCGGAGGGCCCCAGTGCGCCGGGGGTCGACGGCGTCGAGATCGCGGCGACCTCCGGTGCCGACACCGCGAGGTTCGGCGTGTCCGTCGAGCAGGTCCGCCGGGTCGACGGCTTCGTGGTCGGTGAGCTGACGGTGACGGAGCTCGACGGCGTCGACCGGGCTCTGGTCGGGGCGTTCGCGACGGCGGCCTGGGACGCTCGGGGGGAGTTCAACCCGCAGCTCCAGGCCGCGGCGACCCGGGTGACCCTGCTCGACGGCGGGACCCGGGTCTTCCCGGTCGACTACCAGGAGGGCGGGTCCCGGTCGGTCCTCGCCGACACGATGCTGCGAGGTCTGGGGGCCGGCCGCTCGCTCACGATGACGGTGGTCTGGCCCGACGTGTCGGGCGAGAGCGTCGTGATCGACGCCCCGCAGGTGAGGCACGACGTCCTCGGCGTCACGACGATCGAGGTCGGAGGTCCGCCGTTCCGGC